Proteins from one Triticum aestivum cultivar Chinese Spring chromosome 7A, IWGSC CS RefSeq v2.1, whole genome shotgun sequence genomic window:
- the LOC123150394 gene encoding nucleotide pyrophosphatase/phosphodiesterase, translating into MGMAHVAVLAAVLAMAATASASPEAGVQPLSKIAIHKATVELHGSAYVRASALLLGDGDQQEGDTATVTVEYGWQNPATDDWIAVFSPSDFISGSCPNPRRYPTEPLLCTAPIKYQYANFSANYLYWGKGTIQFQLINQRSDFSFALFTGGLENPKLVGLTKLSPFKNPKAPVFPRLAQGKTHDEMAVTWTSGYDVGDAYPFVEWGMVTSGTGAGNPTRSPAGTLTFNRGSMCGAPARTIGWRDPGFIHTAFMRGLWPNKEYFYKIGHELPDGTVVWGKPYTFRAPPTPGQSSLQRVIVFGDMGKAERDGSNEYANYQPGSLNTTDALVRDLDNFDMVFHIGDLPYANGYISQWDQFTAQVAPISARKPYMIASGNHERDWPDTGGFFDVEDSGGECGVLAETMYYYPAENRANFWYKVDYGMFRFCVADSEHDWREGTPQHKFIEECLSTVDRKHQPWLIFTAHRVLGYSSNKWYAEQGSFEEPEGRESLQKLWQRHRVDLAIFGHVHNYERTCPLYQNQCVTGERSRYSGTMNGTIFVVAGGGGSHLNGYTSAVPKWSVFRDRDYGFTKLTAFNHSSLLFEYKRSSDGKVYDNFTIHRDYRDVLGCVHDSCFPTTLAT; encoded by the exons ATGGGGATGGCGCATGTCGCCGTCCTGGCGGCGGTGCTGGCCATGGCGGCAACGGCGAGCGCCTCGCCGGAGGCGGGGGTCCAGCCGCTGTCCAAGATCGCCATCCACAAGGCCACCGTCGAGCTGCACGGCTCCGCGTACGTGCGCGCGAGTGCGCTGCTGCTCGGCGACGGCGACCAGCAG GAAGGAGACACTGCAACGGTCACTGTGGAATACGGCTGGCAAAACCCCGCCACCGACGACTGGATCGCCGTCTTCTCCCCCTCCGATTTCAT CTCGGGCTCGTGCCCTAACCCACGGAGGTACCCCACCGAGCCGCTGCTCTGCACGGCGCCTATCAAG TATCAGTACGCCAACTTCTCGGCGAACTACCTCTACTGGGGCAAGGGCACCATCCAGTTCCAGCTCATCAACCAGCGCTCCGACTTCTCCTTCGCCCTCTTCACCGGCGGCCTCGAAAAC CCGAAGCTGGTGGGGTTGACGAAGCTGTCGCCGTTCAAGAACCCCAAGGCGCCGGTGTTCCCGCGGCTGGCGCAGGGCAAGACCCACGACGAGATGGCCGTGACCTGGACCAGCGGCTACGACGTCGGCGACGCCTACCCTTTCGTGGAGTGGGGCATGGTCACCTCCGGCACCGGCGCCGGGAACCCCACCCGCTCCCCCGCCGGCACGCTAACCTTCAACCGCGGCAGCATGTGCGGCGCGCCGGCGCGGACGATCGGGTGGAGGGACCCGGGGTTCATCCACACGGCGTTCATGCGGGGCCTGTGGCCCAACAAGGAGTACTTCTACAAGATCGGGCACGAGCTCCCCGACGGGACGGTGGTGTGGGGCAAGCCCTACACCTTCCGGGCGCCGCCGACGCCGGGGCAGAGCTCGCTGCAGCGCGTCATCGTCTTCGGCGACATGGGGAAGGCGGAGAGGGACGGGTCGAACGAGTACGCCAACTACCAGCCGGGGTCGCTCAACACGACGGACGCGCTGGTTAGAGACCTGGACAACTTCGACATGGTCTTCCACATCGGCGACCTGCCCTACGCCAACGGCTACATCTCGCAGTGGGACCAGTTCACCGCGCAGGTCGCCCCCATCAGCGCCCGGAAGCCCTACATGATCGCCAGCGGCAACCACGAGCGGGACTGGCCCGACACCGGCGGCTTCTTCGACGTCGAGGACTCCGGCGGCGAGTGCGGCGTGCTCGCCGAGACCATGTACTACTACCCGGCCGAGAACCGAGCAAACTTCTG GTACAAGGTGGACTACGGGATGTTCCGGTTCTGCGTGGCGGACTCGGAGCACGACTGGCGGGAGGGGACGCCGCAGCACAAGTTCATTGAGGAGTGCCTCTCCACGGTGGACCGGAAGCACCAGCCATGGCTCATCTTCACGGCGCACCGTGTGCTCGGATACTCCTCCAACAAGTGGTACGCTGAGCAGGGCTCCTTCGAGGAGCCCGAGGGGCGGGAGAGCCTGCAGAAGCTGTGGCAGCGGCACCGCGTCGACCTTGCCATCTTCGGCCACGTGCACAACTACGAGCGCACCTGCCCGCTCTACCAGAACCAGTGCGTCACCGGCGAGCGGAGCCGCTACTCGGGCACCATGAACGGGACCATCTTcgtggtggcgggcggcggcggcagccacCTCAACGGCTACACCAGCGCCGTCCCCAAGTGGAGCGTGTTCAGGGATAGAGACTACGGCTTCACCAAGCTCACGGCCTTCAACCACTCCTCGCTTCTGTTTGAGTACAAGAGGAGCAGTGATGGCAAGGTGTATGACAACTTCACCATCCACAGGGACTACCGCGACGTGCTCGGCTGCGTGCACGACAGTTGCTTCCCCACCACCCTTGCTACCTGA
- the LOC123154506 gene encoding uncharacterized protein — protein sequence MRQFGLLQLELPLPIENPVPAHIHRTTRKGMTRTTVDWLVRLEPYVIEWETANTHLWHDNHNFELNEFNLYLRRYMTGTRLHIVDHSHPEEIPDPTPLDMYPSYDTSGSRQYMATLTHELYEDVTTFGRSLSSGPLLQHRPVLQPLLERIQNKIRTVYEAITCTRRTDIVQHQQQQPRHSMYRHQPRPRLAHQPSTRPPRPDQPGSSTWQQPQHYGPTSSFVLSPQPQQHGPSSSFVFEPKQPSQPAGAYGYHASMSASHDMWGSDQHPEENIHAQMSQHTQWMNMYSTPPPGPTQDTQHDQGESEIPPRNIRPPNRLGWSPLSDPPPRQARRRH from the exons atgaggcaatttggtcttctgcagttggaACTGCCTCTCCCTATAGAGAACCCggtgccagcacacatccacag gacgacaaggaagggcatgaccaggacaactgttgactggctagttagactagagccgtatgttatagaatgggagacagcaaacacaCATCTATGGCACGACAATCACAATTTTGAGCTCaatgaattcaatctctatttgcggcgctacatgaccggaacacggttacACATCGTTGACCActcccacccagaggagataccggatcctactccgttggatatgtacccgagctatgacacttcgggctctaggcagtacatg GCTACTTTGACACACGAACTCTACGAGgacgtgaccacctttggacgatcactgtcgtctggacctcttcttcaACACCGTCCAGTGCTACAACCCTTATTGGAACGAATTCAGAACAAGATACGGACTgtgtacgaggctatcacgtgcacccggagaaccgacattgttcagcaccagcagcagcaaccGCGTCACTCCATGTaccgacatcaaccacgtccacgtctagcacatcagccgtcaaccaggccaccccgtcctgaccaacctggcagttcAACGTGGCAGCAACCACAACACTATGGCCCCACGTCGAGCTTCGTgctttctccacagccacagcaacacggtccttcgtcgagcttcgtgtttgaGCCAAAGCAGCCGTCACAACCAGCAG GAGCCTACGGATATCATGCGTCTATGTCAGCATCACATGATATgtgggggagtgatcaacatcccgaggaaaacatacatgctcagatgtcgcagcacacccagtggatgaacatgtattcgactcctccaccaggccccacacaggatacacagcatgaccagggagagtctgaAATTCCTCCTCGTAACATTAGGCCACCTAACAGGTTGGGATGGTCGCCGCTttcagatccgcctccccgccaggccagacgtcgtcactga
- the LOC123148180 gene encoding disease resistance protein Pik-2: MEATVLSVGKSAVSGALRYAQSAVAEEVALQLGVQRDQAFIRDELEMMQSFLMVAHDERDDNRLVRTWVKQVRDMGYDVEDCLQDFAVRLEEPSCWWRILRTLLDRRHVAVQMKDLRAKVEDVSQRNLRYHLIRGPAAGPKSMAAVAEQYSAGSKASATMFGIEEARHTMKPRVDLAQLINKEPGRDHRVIAVWGAGGVLGQASVIRSVYVDSDKFECRAWIKLTHPFDPIVFMQSIMRQFYGYSSSFPELPAEGQSCQERGGTIGAEVLKKMLMMKREDLVDEFNEHVNNKSYLIVLNDLCSLEDWDWIRTYFPVNGNGNRISVAAQQFEVANLCVGTKCQVSELKQLATDQTLYAFYHKGPTDGTDSMKPEPSSNMASAATNRSTSPDREIADDQDKDGARGKDEANPASCSKELQVISVWGMGGVGKTALVKEIYQSQELAGAFEKRACVTVMSPFDKVQLLRSLAMQLVVVEPPEDYETICSLGSRAKTPLFWSIQKLKNEMESILKEKKCLIAFDDLSSTTEWDMIWSSLPQMGNASRILVTTREENVANYCSKEQENVCKLQVLDREHALGLFMKKVFKEKEHLHRQYPELIEQAEQLLKKCDGLPLAIIAIGGFLANQPKTAMEWRKLNQNLSTQLEMNPELDTIRTVLLKSYDGLPYHLKACFLYLAIFPEDYKISLTRLLQRWVAEGYSREVNGKSSYEIAESYFRDLVSRSMILPTRRSGHSSNEMGSCQLHDIIREIGISKSVEENLVFRLEEGCSLNSQHRTRHLSVSNNWKGDQNEFESTVDLSRVRSITIFGKWRPFFISNKMRLLRVLDLEGTSDLVDHHLMHIGKLIHLRYLSLRECYGIYHLPGSLGNLRQLQTLDITGTNIIKLPKTVIKLRKLQHVRARGVGSNDDCTYGEYPEEVPKIMRNKLCILTCSSVGFCVACCAPHLLKECMGIDGDINRRDVCTACCCSYLPMQVKRRSRRGVRVPRGIHRLKALHTLGVVNVSKKATLREVARLTGLRKLGVTGVDESNSGELCLALANLSCLESLLVQSEGKPGLFGCLNGLSSPPENLESLKLYGNLECLPTWIDDGLKNLTKLNLRSSRISGHDTAIKVLGSLPNLAILRLRKESFEGEEVHLHFRRGAFQTLMVLELSSPGKLKSVRFQKGATPKLELLQYKYSDQPEEDVVSKENDDDQFKEAPRVGLFSGLASLGSLKEFLLMGGNYKGDFVKNLRSQLESNPKQPLLKMD; the protein is encoded by the exons ATGGAGGCGACGGTGCTGAGCGTGGGCAAATCGGCGGTGAGCGGAGCTCTTAGGTATGCCCAATCTGCCGTTGCAGAGGAGGTGGCGCTGCAGCTGGGAGTGCAGCGCGACCAGGCCTTCATCAGGGACGAGCTCGAGATGATGCAATCTTTCCTAATGGTTGCTCACGACGAGCGAGACGACAACAGATTGGTCAGGACCTGGGTGAAGCAGGTCCGCGACATGGGCTACGACGTGGAGGACTGCCTCCAGGACTTTGCCGTTCGCCTCGAGGAGCCATCCTGCTGGTGGCGCATCCTGAGGACCCTGCTTGACCGGCGCCATGTGGCCGTGCAGATGAAGGACCTCCGAGCCAAGGTCGAAGATGTCAGCCAGAGGAACCTGCGCTACCACCTCATCAGGGGCCCTGCCGCTGGCCCAAAGTCCATGGCTGCCGTCGCCGAGCAGTACTCTGCAGGCAGCAAGGCCAGTGCTACAATGTTTGGCATCGAGGAAGCAAGGCATACCATGAAGCCGAGGGTAGATCTCGCCCAACTCATCAACAAGGAGCCGGGCAGGGATCATAGAGTGATAGCGGTGTGGGGAGCAGGTGGTGTTCTTGGTCAAGCTTCCGTGATAAGGAGCGTGTATGTTGATTCAGATAAGTTTGAATGTCGTGCCTGGATCAAGCTTACACATCCTTTCGACCCGATCGTATTCATGCAAAGCATTATGAGGCAGTTCTATGgatattcttcttcttttccagaATTACCAGCTGAGGGACAGAGTTGTCAAGAAAGAGGGGGCACTATAGGGGCTGAAGTTCTCAAGAAGATGCTGATGATGAAGCGAGAAGATTTGGTTGATGAGTTCAATGAGCATGTGAACAACAAGAGTTACTTGATTGTTCTTAACGACCTGTGTAGCCTAGAAGACTGGGACTGGATTAGAACTTACTTTCCTGTCAACGGTAATGGTAACCGGATCAGTGTGGCCGCACAGCAATTTGAAGTTGCAAACTTATGTGTCGGTACAAAATGCCAGGTCTCAGAGCTTAAACAATTAGCTACTGACCAAACTCTCTATGCTTTCTACCACAAG GGCCCTACAGATGGAACAGACTCAATGAAGCCAGAACCGAGCTCAAACATGGCCAGTGCCGCTACTAACAGATCTACATCGCCCGATCGTGAGATAGCTGATGATCAAGATAAAGATGGTGCCCGCGGGAAGGACGAGGCCA ATCCAGCCAGCTGCAGCAAAGAACTTCAAGTGATATCAGTGTGGGGAATGGGTGGTGTGGGGAAAACTGCTCTGGTCAAGGAAATCTATCAAAGCCAAGAACTAGCTGGAGCGTTCGAGAAGCGGGCCTGTGTCACGGTCATGAGCCCTTTCGATAAGGTTCAGCTCTTGAGGAGCTTAGCTATGCAGCTAGTGGTGGTAGAACCTCCTGAAGATTATGAAACGATATGCTCATTGGGCAGCAGAGCCAAAACACCATTGTTTTGGTCGATTCAAAAGCTCAAGAATGAGATGGAAAGTATTCTGAAAGAAAAGAAGTGCTTGATTGCTTTTGATGACTTGTCATCAACCACTGAATGGGACATGATATGGTCTAGCTTACCTCAAATGGGAAATGCAAGCCGGATCTTAGTCACCACAAGGGAAGAAAATGTTGCCAATTATTGTTCAAAGGAACAAGAAAATGTATGCAAGCTTCAAGTTCTAGATAGGGAGCATGCACTCGGCCTCTTCATGAAAAAG GTATTTAAGGAGAAGGAACATTTGCATCGGCAATATCCTGAGTTGATTGAACAAGCAGAGCAACTTCTGAAGAAATGCGACGGCCTTCCTCTTGCAATAATCGCCATAGGTGGCTTCTTGGCAAATCAACCAAAAACTGCCATGGAGTGGAGAAAACTGAATCAGAACCTTAGTACTCAGTTGGAGATGAATCCAGAGCTCGACACAATAAGAACGGTCCTTCTCAAAAGCTATGATGGTTTACCCTATCATCTCAAGGCTTGTTTCTTGTATCTGGCAATCTTCCCCGAAGACTATAAGATTAGTCTAACACGTTTGTTGCAGCGGTGGGTCGCAGAGGGCTACTCAAGAGAGGTGAATGGAAAGTCTTCGTATGAAATAGCAGAGAGTTACTTCAGGGACCTCGTAAGCAGGAGCATGATCCTACCAACCCGGCGATCAGGTCATAGTAGCAATGAAATGGGCTCTTGCCAGCTCCATGATATCATCCGTGAGATTGGCATCTCAAAATCAGTGGAAGAAAATCTTGTTTTCAGGTTGGAGGAAGGTTGCAGCTTAAACAGCCAACACAGAACACGTCACCTCTCTGTAAGCAACAATTGGAAGGGAGACCAGAATGAATTTGAGAGCACGGTAGACCTGTCTCGTGTTCGATCAATAACAATCTTTGGGAAGTGGAGACCATTCTTCATCTCCAACAAGATGAGGTTGCTGCGAGTGCTGGACTTGGAAGGCACTTCAGATCTGGTTGATCATCATCTCATGCACATTGGGAAGCTTATCCACTTGAGATACCTTTCCTTGAGAGAATGTTATGGAATTTATCACCTGCCAGGTTCTTTGGGTAACCTGAGGCAACTTCAGACACTAGACATCACAGGTACAAACATAATCAAACTGCCTAAGACGGTCATAAAGCTCCGGAAGCTACAGCACGTTCGTGCCAGGGGCGTTGGGAGCAACGATGATTGTACGTATGGAGAGTATCCAGAAGAGGTGCCGAAGATAATGAGGAACAAGCTATGCATCCTGACCTGCTCCTCGGTGGGGTTCTGCGTGGCATGTTGCGCGCCTCACCTTCTGAAGGAGTGCATGGGTATTGATGGGGACATCAACAGGCGTGATGTCTGCACCGCATGCTGCTGCTCCTATCTGCCGATGCAGGTGAAACGCCGGAGCAGACGCGGTGTTAGAGTGCCCAGAGGGATCCACAGGCTCAAAGCCCTGCACACGCTGGGTGTGGTCAACGTCTCAAAGAAGGCTACTCTGAGAGAGGTAGCGAGGCTCACCGGGCTGCGCAAGCTGGGAGTGACCGGCGTTGATGAGAGCAACAGCGGAGAGCTATGTTTGGCCCTGGCCAATCTCAGCTGTCTAGAGTCGCTGCTAGTGCAGTCGGAGGGTAAGCCGGGTTTATTTGGCTGCTTGAATGGCTTGTCCTCACCTCCGGAAAACCTTGAAAGCCTGAAGCTGTATGGCAATCTGGAATGTTTGCCAACATGGATCGACGATGGGCTAAAAAATCTGACAAAGCTCAACCTGCGGAGTTCCAGGATATCGGGCCATGATACTGCCATAAAAGTCCTTGGGAGTCTACCAAACCTAGCGATCCTGCGTCTGCGCAAAGAGTCGTTTGAGGGTGAAGAGGTCCATCTTCATTTCCGTCGGGGCGCATTCCAGACCCTAATGGTGCTGGAGCTGAGTTCCCCAGGTAAGCTCAAATCTGTGAGGTTTCAAAAGGGAGCAACCCCTAAGCTTGAGCTGCTGCAATATAAGTATTCTGATCAGCCTGAGGAAGATGTTGTTTCAAAAGAAAACGATGACGAT